A region of Rhizorhabdus wittichii RW1 DNA encodes the following proteins:
- a CDS encoding integral membrane sensor hybrid histidine kinase (PFAM: response regulator receiver; ATP-binding region, ATPase domain protein domain protein; histidine kinase A domain protein domain protein): MFETVREFISGSYAPHGYCLLWDPWLVWTMAVADALIALAYLSIPIVLVTFVRKRRDVAFGGVFWLFALFITACGLTHLVGLWNLWNGAYALEAVLKLITAAASVLTAIVLWPLLPKAIALPSPARLREANKALRAEIAERERTEAALVQARKMEAMGQLTGGIAHDFNNLLQVVSGSLDLINNRAGGDERIQHLCGAAISAIERGRRLTSQLLSFSRIQRIELRPTRIADILAGLRELLSRTIEPAILLDFDVEDVPEAVMADPVQLELALLNLAINARDAMPDGGRLTIALDRQRLEGRDDVPDGDYVGITVADTGSGMTPEVLARVFEPFFTTKPVGRGSGLGLSMVFGMARQSGGTVAIDSRPGRGSTVTIFLRAVEEVAEDEAAPRSAAPDAAETIAGLNVLVVDDEPIVREVVADMLVDLGCTVRTAENGERALAMIEREIPTAILLDFAMPGMNGAEVARAALQRWPDLRIVFATGFAQSDAIDAVLGDRAIVLRKPFSPNTLVQALQSAMVA, from the coding sequence ATGTTCGAAACCGTCCGGGAATTCATCAGCGGCAGCTATGCCCCGCATGGCTATTGCCTGCTGTGGGATCCCTGGCTGGTATGGACGATGGCGGTCGCCGACGCGTTGATCGCGCTCGCCTATCTGTCGATTCCGATCGTGCTCGTCACCTTCGTCCGCAAGCGCCGCGACGTCGCGTTCGGCGGCGTCTTCTGGCTGTTCGCGCTGTTCATCACCGCCTGCGGACTGACCCATCTGGTGGGGCTGTGGAACCTGTGGAACGGCGCCTATGCGCTGGAGGCGGTGCTCAAGCTGATCACCGCCGCCGCCTCGGTGCTGACCGCGATCGTGCTGTGGCCGCTGCTGCCCAAGGCGATCGCGCTGCCCTCGCCCGCCCGCCTGCGCGAGGCCAACAAGGCGCTGCGCGCCGAGATCGCCGAACGCGAGCGGACCGAGGCCGCGCTGGTCCAGGCCCGCAAGATGGAGGCGATGGGCCAGCTCACCGGCGGCATCGCGCACGATTTCAACAATCTTTTGCAGGTCGTGTCGGGCAGCCTCGACCTGATCAACAACCGGGCGGGCGGCGACGAGCGCATCCAGCATCTCTGCGGCGCAGCGATCTCGGCGATCGAACGGGGCCGCCGCCTGACCAGCCAGCTCCTGTCCTTCTCGCGCATCCAGCGCATCGAGCTGCGGCCGACCCGGATCGCCGACATATTGGCCGGGTTGCGCGAATTGCTGTCGCGGACGATCGAGCCCGCGATCCTGCTCGACTTCGACGTCGAAGACGTCCCCGAGGCGGTGATGGCCGATCCGGTCCAGCTCGAGCTCGCCCTGCTCAATCTGGCGATCAACGCGCGCGACGCGATGCCCGACGGCGGGCGGCTGACGATCGCGCTCGACCGGCAGCGGCTGGAAGGCCGCGACGACGTGCCCGACGGCGACTATGTCGGCATCACCGTCGCCGACACCGGAAGCGGGATGACGCCCGAGGTGCTGGCCCGCGTGTTCGAGCCTTTCTTCACCACCAAGCCGGTCGGCCGCGGATCGGGGCTGGGGCTGAGCATGGTGTTCGGCATGGCGCGCCAGAGCGGCGGCACCGTCGCGATCGACTCGCGGCCCGGCCGGGGCAGCACGGTGACGATCTTCCTGCGCGCCGTCGAGGAGGTCGCCGAGGACGAGGCCGCGCCGCGCAGCGCGGCGCCCGACGCCGCCGAGACGATCGCCGGCCTCAACGTCCTCGTCGTCGACGACGAGCCGATCGTGCGCGAGGTCGTCGCCGACATGCTCGTCGACCTCGGCTGCACGGTGCGGACCGCCGAGAATGGCGAACGCGCGCTGGCGATGATCGAGCGCGAGATACCGACGGCGATCCTGCTCGACTTCGCCATGCCCGGCATGAACGGGGCGGAGGTGGCGCGCGCCGCGCTCCAGCGGTGGCCCGACCTCAGGATCGTCTTCGCCACCGGCTTCGCCCAGTCCGACGCGATCGACGCGGTTCTGGGCGAC
- a CDS encoding TonB-dependent receptor, plug (PFAM: TonB-dependent receptor, plug) produces MRAKGLSETGLVAILVALCLGTPVAAQSRTGDEQLQDEADYEDPNSILVTGQSQRQRGAAVGDIPPIQQYNSGDIRALGVNSVAELLEELAPQTRSGQGRGGEQPVTLLNGRRISGFREIRDIPAEAIERVDILPEEVALKYGYSADQRVVNIVLRRRFHAITGELEGGMATRGGGENGQAELNFLRIRRDQRVNLNIEYQGAAAITEAERNLISRGGGRAFDTAGNITGIPTGAEIDPALSALAGAPVTIAGVPASAASGTPALADFLDTANRANSTDVGRYRTIQPRSRTLDVNGVYARNILGNVAATLNATLNATDSDSLRGLPGAGLRLPAGNPYSPFGEDATLLRYLGTSPLTQGTNGVTGHLGFTLDKDLAKWRLSLTGNYDHSLTKTRTVRGYDVGDLQAALDAGDLSVNPFGTIPATLLDQRLVDRARAKSDSGDVQLVANGPIAELPAGPLSASFKAGFSALGLDATSTRSRVATSSDLSRTDLNGRASFDLPLTSRKNDILAAIGDLSLNVNAAVDRYSDFGTLGSYGYGANWKPRDGIGLIVSMTQDRNPPSVQQLGNPAVLTPDVRTFDYVRGVTVDIPQLGGGNPDLAADRRRVLKIGLTLKPFKEDVTLTANYVNSRIRNAIATFPEATAAIEAAFPDRFTRDADGNLLRIDARPINFARQDSSELRWGFTFTRRLKTSERVIEAMRNSAFARRMAEQRAAATAAREAAGQGAPTQGGGDGARGGGRGPGGAGGPGGPGGPGGFRGPGGGGQGGRLQLSVFHTWHIKDEVLIRRGLPVLDLLNGDVIGSGGGTSRHELEAQLTYANNGLGARITGTWQSGTTVDGGAGAPTGDLRFSPVAKANARLFVNLSQIPALVDSGWARGARISLKIDNIFDTRPRVRDATGATPLRYQAGYLDPLGRVIRIEFRKLIF; encoded by the coding sequence GTGCGTGCGAAGGGGTTGTCCGAAACCGGACTGGTTGCGATTCTGGTTGCGCTGTGCCTGGGGACGCCGGTCGCCGCGCAGAGCCGGACGGGCGACGAGCAACTTCAGGACGAAGCCGACTATGAGGATCCGAATTCGATCCTGGTGACCGGGCAGAGCCAGCGGCAGCGCGGCGCCGCGGTCGGCGACATCCCGCCGATCCAGCAATATAATAGCGGCGACATCCGCGCCCTCGGTGTCAACTCGGTCGCCGAGCTGCTCGAGGAGCTGGCGCCGCAGACGCGCAGCGGCCAGGGGCGGGGCGGCGAGCAGCCGGTCACGCTGCTCAACGGCCGGCGCATCTCGGGCTTCCGCGAGATTCGCGACATACCGGCCGAGGCGATCGAGCGGGTCGACATCCTGCCCGAGGAGGTCGCGCTCAAATATGGCTACAGCGCCGACCAGCGGGTCGTGAACATCGTCCTGCGCCGCCGCTTCCACGCGATCACGGGCGAGCTCGAAGGCGGGATGGCGACGCGCGGCGGCGGCGAGAACGGCCAGGCCGAGCTCAACTTCCTGCGCATCCGGCGCGACCAGCGGGTCAACCTCAACATCGAATATCAGGGCGCCGCCGCGATCACCGAGGCCGAGCGCAACCTGATCTCGCGCGGCGGCGGCCGGGCGTTCGACACTGCCGGCAACATCACCGGCATCCCGACCGGCGCCGAGATCGATCCGGCGCTGAGCGCGCTGGCGGGTGCCCCGGTGACGATCGCCGGCGTCCCCGCATCGGCCGCGAGCGGCACGCCCGCGCTCGCCGATTTCCTCGACACCGCGAACCGCGCCAACAGCACCGATGTCGGCCGCTACCGCACGATCCAGCCGAGGAGCCGGACGCTCGACGTCAACGGCGTCTATGCGCGCAACATCCTGGGCAATGTCGCGGCGACGCTCAACGCGACCCTCAACGCCACCGACAGCGATTCGCTGCGCGGCCTGCCGGGGGCCGGCCTGCGCCTGCCGGCGGGCAATCCCTACTCGCCCTTCGGGGAGGACGCGACGCTGCTGCGCTATCTGGGCACCAGCCCGCTGACCCAGGGCACCAACGGCGTGACCGGCCATCTCGGCTTCACGCTCGACAAGGACCTGGCGAAATGGCGGCTGTCGCTGACCGGCAATTACGACCATTCGCTCACGAAGACGCGGACGGTGCGCGGTTATGACGTCGGCGATCTCCAGGCGGCGCTCGACGCCGGGGACCTGTCGGTCAATCCGTTCGGGACGATCCCGGCGACGCTGCTCGACCAGCGGCTGGTCGATCGCGCGCGGGCGAAGTCGGACAGCGGCGACGTCCAGCTCGTCGCCAACGGCCCGATCGCCGAGCTGCCCGCTGGGCCGCTCAGCGCCAGCTTCAAGGCGGGGTTCAGCGCGCTCGGCCTCGACGCGACCTCGACGCGGTCGCGCGTCGCGACGTCGAGCGACCTGTCGCGCACCGACCTCAACGGCCGGGCCAGCTTCGACCTGCCCCTGACCAGCCGCAAGAACGACATCCTCGCCGCGATCGGCGACCTGTCGCTCAACGTCAATGCGGCGGTCGATCGCTATTCGGACTTCGGCACGCTGGGCAGCTACGGCTATGGCGCCAACTGGAAGCCGCGCGACGGCATCGGCCTGATCGTCTCGATGACCCAGGACCGCAACCCGCCCTCGGTCCAGCAGCTCGGCAATCCCGCCGTGCTGACCCCCGACGTCCGCACCTTCGACTATGTGCGCGGCGTCACCGTCGACATCCCCCAGCTCGGCGGCGGCAATCCCGATCTCGCCGCCGACCGGCGCCGGGTGCTGAAGATCGGCCTCACCCTGAAGCCGTTCAAGGAGGACGTCACCCTCACCGCCAATTATGTGAACAGCCGCATCCGCAACGCGATCGCGACCTTCCCCGAGGCGACGGCGGCGATCGAGGCCGCCTTCCCCGACCGCTTCACCCGCGACGCCGACGGCAACCTGCTGCGGATCGATGCCCGGCCGATCAACTTCGCGCGGCAGGACAGCAGCGAGCTGCGCTGGGGCTTCACCTTCACCAGGCGCCTCAAGACCTCCGAACGGGTGATCGAGGCGATGCGCAACAGCGCCTTCGCCCGGCGCATGGCCGAGCAGCGCGCTGCCGCGACGGCCGCGCGCGAGGCGGCGGGGCAAGGCGCGCCGACGCAGGGCGGAGGCGACGGGGCGCGCGGGGGCGGGCGCGGTCCGGGAGGAGCAGGCGGCCCCGGTGGCCCCGGTGGCCCAGGCGGTTTCCGGGGCCCCGGCGGCGGCGGGCAGGGCGGGCGGCTCCAGCTTTCGGTCTTCCACACCTGGCATATCAAGGACGAGGTGCTGATCCGCCGCGGCCTGCCGGTGCTCGACCTGCTCAATGGCGACGTGATCGGATCGGGCGGCGGCACCTCGCGCCACGAGCTGGAGGCGCAGCTCACCTATGCGAACAACGGCCTCGGCGCGCGGATCACCGGCACCTGGCAGAGCGGGACGACCGTCGACGGCGGCGCCGGAGCGCCGACCGGCGACCTCCGCTTCTCGCCGGTCGCGAAGGCCAATGCGCGGCTGTTCGTGAACCTGTCGCAGATTCCCGCGCTGGTCGACAGCGGCTGGGCGCGCGGCGCGCGCATCTCGCTGAAGATCGACAATATCTTCGACACGCGGCCGCGGGTGCGCGACGCGACCGGGGCGACGCCGCTGCGCTACCAGGCCGGCTATCTCGATCCGCTCGGCCGGGTGATCAGGATCGAGTTCCGCAAGCTGATCTTCTGA
- a CDS encoding Radical SAM domain protein (PFAM: Radical SAM domain protein), protein MHEPSPITPLAFVDEGDAVAAALDLIGRGGIEAIGVAFAALRRAGVDPAGAEGQPVLIEAVFHLLERLEQDPAAPLVPSIVLRLDPAVAGAAADLLLIANFPEGSGDLADLDDGTVLLFAALRAAAGARGAGRELLREAQAARPTARFQAAAIQLRFLLQDDVDAVVQLLFEQVLDGLDHPEIWSALPVLIDYFPALADRIAALTGDELGFYTALWGVLDALCVAAGGDIEGGLALLEPIATAHSQSTMVQGAMFHLQALLDPANPAYDLSTRFCETPFEVLDVLDGKSHLCCASWLPESVGDLAGQPWQEVWNSDSAQSIRASILDGSFRFCNKTACPKIVDDRLPTKARLASESDRWRDVIDNFRTRLPEGPQRVNLAYDQTCNLSCPSCRTGKVAADSATRARFDRLQEEQILPLLRQVKLVLVTGSGDPFASKNFRTLLERLGPDDYPELRFQLMTNGMLLTPREWERFPALHGRTTYLRISLDAATGPTHELLRRGARWPVMERNLAFAGELRAQGMVDRLEFSFTVQVDNYREMGEAVDLAHRHGADSVAFTRMTNWGTFSAEDYATKAVFMPSHPLHGDFIERMQDPRLRDPVAALNDMSPFVRIA, encoded by the coding sequence GTGCACGAGCCTTCGCCCATCACCCCGCTTGCCTTCGTCGACGAGGGCGACGCCGTCGCCGCCGCGCTGGACCTGATCGGACGGGGCGGGATCGAGGCGATTGGCGTGGCCTTCGCGGCGCTTCGCCGGGCCGGCGTCGACCCGGCCGGCGCGGAAGGCCAGCCCGTCCTGATCGAGGCGGTCTTTCATCTGCTCGAACGGCTCGAACAGGACCCGGCCGCGCCGCTCGTGCCGTCGATCGTCCTCCGGCTCGATCCGGCCGTGGCCGGTGCGGCGGCTGACCTGCTGCTCATCGCCAACTTCCCCGAAGGGTCGGGCGATCTCGCCGATCTGGACGACGGCACCGTCCTGCTGTTCGCGGCGCTGAGGGCGGCGGCCGGCGCGCGCGGGGCAGGGCGCGAACTGCTGCGCGAGGCACAGGCCGCCCGCCCGACCGCGCGGTTCCAGGCGGCGGCGATCCAGCTCCGCTTCCTGCTCCAGGACGATGTCGACGCGGTCGTGCAGTTGCTGTTCGAGCAGGTCCTCGACGGCCTCGACCATCCCGAGATCTGGTCGGCGTTGCCCGTGCTGATCGATTATTTCCCGGCGCTGGCCGACCGGATCGCCGCGCTGACCGGGGACGAACTGGGCTTCTATACCGCGCTGTGGGGCGTGCTCGACGCGCTCTGCGTCGCGGCGGGCGGCGATATCGAGGGCGGCCTCGCGCTGCTCGAGCCGATCGCGACGGCGCACAGCCAGTCGACGATGGTCCAGGGCGCGATGTTCCACCTCCAGGCGCTGCTCGATCCGGCCAATCCGGCCTATGACCTGAGCACCCGCTTCTGCGAGACGCCGTTCGAGGTGCTCGACGTCCTCGACGGCAAGAGCCACCTCTGCTGCGCGAGCTGGCTGCCCGAATCGGTCGGCGACCTCGCCGGCCAGCCGTGGCAGGAGGTGTGGAACTCCGACAGCGCGCAGAGCATCCGCGCCAGCATCCTCGACGGCAGCTTCCGCTTCTGCAACAAGACGGCCTGCCCGAAGATCGTCGACGACCGCCTGCCGACCAAGGCGCGCCTTGCGTCCGAATCCGATCGCTGGCGCGACGTGATCGACAATTTCCGCACCCGCCTTCCCGAAGGGCCGCAGCGGGTCAACCTCGCCTATGACCAGACCTGCAACCTGTCCTGCCCGAGCTGCCGGACCGGCAAGGTCGCGGCGGATTCGGCGACGCGCGCCCGGTTCGACCGGTTGCAGGAGGAGCAGATTCTCCCGCTGCTGCGCCAGGTGAAGCTGGTCCTGGTCACCGGCTCGGGCGATCCCTTCGCCAGCAAGAATTTCCGCACCCTGCTCGAACGGCTGGGGCCGGACGACTATCCCGAGCTGCGCTTCCAGCTGATGACCAACGGCATGCTGCTGACCCCGCGCGAATGGGAGCGCTTCCCGGCGCTGCACGGGCGGACCACCTATTTGCGGATCAGCCTCGACGCCGCGACCGGGCCGACCCACGAGCTGCTGCGGCGCGGCGCGCGCTGGCCGGTGATGGAGCGCAACCTCGCCTTCGCCGGCGAGCTGCGGGCGCAGGGGATGGTCGATCGGCTCGAATTCTCGTTCACCGTCCAGGTCGACAATTATCGCGAGATGGGCGAGGCGGTCGACCTGGCGCATCGCCATGGCGCCGACAGCGTCGCCTTCACCCGGATGACCAACTGGGGCACGTTCAGCGCCGAGGACTATGCCACCAAGGCGGTGTTCATGCCGTCGCACCCGCTGCACGGCGATTTCATCGAGCGGATGCAGGACCCGCGGCTGCGCGATCCGGTCGCCGCGCTCAACGATATGAGCCCGTTCGTCCGGATCGCCTAG